A segment of the Clupea harengus unplaced genomic scaffold, Ch_v2.0.2, whole genome shotgun sequence genome:
GTTTGTGCAGAGCAGTGGTCTTTTTATagtaactgttttttttttaggactTGAAAAATGTACAGGCTGGTTTCCTGAGCAAAGTTATATCTAGGTCAAACCTTAAAATACATCCTATTTTTTCATTTGTTATTTTAGGTGTTCAAgttgtttgctgttttttttaccttaGTTTAAGCTCTGTCCAGGAAACCAATCCTGTGTCTATGTGATCTAGTATTTGGTGGTAGTAGTTATCAACAAAATATCTACTATTGCCTATATACCTTGTGCGCATGTAGTTACATTATCACTGTTTTAAATTCCAATTGATACATGATTACAGActccttttgtttttgtatttcaaTCAGTTTACTGACGCCTCCAAAGAGCTTGTCAACCCTCAGTGCCCTGCGTGACGGCAGTTGGAAGGATGGTTGTTACTAGAAATGGGCAGACGTCAAAAAGGGCACTACTTGACTCAAGAAAGTGGCGATCTGGTTACGTGCAACTGCCCTGCTGGTTGGGGTGGTATGCCACATGAAACAGTGATCTTAGAATGTGAACAGGAATGACCGGAAATTTCCATGCTGTGGAGGGAACCCTAGAGTTGGGACTTAAAGTGCTTCCTTTTTaaggggtgttttttttttttttttgcatttatgtattatgcaaaaaaaaatcaataataaAGGTAATCCTAAAGTTCACCTTCCCCCAATGTCACATTTTCATCATTCATAAAGCCCCCAGCTTTGCTATTATGCACTGACCACGGATTTAGTTACTAATAATCAACTCACTACCCTGTAAAGCTTATTTttaatcaatcatttttgatgTGGTTTTCCTTGAAACAGGAACTCCAAACATGCTGCTAATCATTAATCTGCTGTTTCCCGTGAGTTGTTTTTATACAACTATGAGGTGTAgatttaagaaaagaaaaagaaattgtGACAATTGGACAAAAGTGTTTAAGGGATTTAACTGTTCGAATGTCTGTTCTATTGATATTCTTTTGTAATGGAAAACTTTAACCAAATTTGACCAGCTTGAAAGTGTTTACATACAGATCAAATTAAAAGTGACTGGATGGCTAACACTGATGCACCATTTTCAATGTTTTTAACCTCACAAAGACACGCGTACACTTAATTTTCAAATGAAAGAACACTGAGATGAAATAATAAATCTTTGTTATGGTTGCACCTAttgttaatgtatgtatgtatgtcaatgAAGTGTTTTGGTACTGCACTTTCACTGTTAAATTATTTGTTTCTAAATATCGTTTGTTTAGAAAAGACACTGTATAGAATTCCACAATGATAACAGATGTAGCACTGAATTAAACAGGTCCTAACAGGTTTCAATTTTAATGTGTCGAACAAGCATAACTAAAAATAATATTTGCAATTGCACTTAAAATACAGGTAGGGCCTattacttttttgttgttgtctttttgttttgtatttttaagCACTGTCATTGAAacaagtttgtgtgtttcatttcaaataaaagCTTTTTAAACTTCCAGCAACTAGTGTAACGTTATTACTCATGCAGGTTGGGCTTATACCTGTAACTGTGGATGATGCTAGAGACACAAATAGGTAAGTATAGAAAAATATTTGTAAGAATTATACATGAAATTATACCACACAAATTGATATACAAAGAGGTTTTAAAACATTTACCTCTATCAAATTCTATTAACtcattctgatgtttttttctcacCAAATCTTTGACTTGGACCTAAAGTAGAATCCAGTAGCCGAAAATGTAGGGGGAAGCCATAGGTGTATTCAGGCAGTATAAATGGCCGAAACGATGTTATTTTTCTTATTAAATGAAATATCAATCAAGGTATAAGGTACGTATTGACAATATGAGACGAGAAAACGTTACTTCCCATACCGGGAGTCGAACCCGGGCCgcctgggtgaaaaccaggaatCCTAACCGCTAGACCATATGGGATGTACAAACTTTCGTCAAGTTAAAAGTTTGATATAACAAGAACAACAGATCTTTAGTTGAAATACTTTTATTTGTCAAATAAATAGAAAATTGAATCAATCAATTGAGCGTACTATGTGCCATATTACAGTATTGTTTATCGATATGACggcattaatatatatatatttgtaatgCTGCACATGAATATTCTCAGTTGTGTATGACTTTTAAGATCGAAACCATCGAACCAGTCGCAAACTGACGTCATTTCTAAGCGACAACCTTTTTGGAAATCCATGACCAAAAGGGATGACTGCTGTTTCATAGTCGTTCTTCCACATGTTTGAGTCATTTTGAAGAAAGAGACTGTTTTAGTATACAAGTCTAAGACAATATAAAATGTAAGTAACATCACTGACGTCACATTAATGTTAAACGACGATTTTAAACCTTGACCACAAAAGACTATTCTCACGTTAGTTGTTAGACTCGTTTCCTTATTTACACCACACCTTCTTTACCTCTTTTAAGTTTGTTCTAAACCTTCCGCGTCGAAATATCTATAATAGTCCTAGTGCTTGTAACTATGCTTGGTATGAATTGATGTTTGTTTATCTCTGTACGTGATGGCAATCGACAACTCTGATCCTTAGGGCTGATTATTGGAAGTCTCAGCCAAAGAAATTTTGTCAGTACTGCAAGTGTTGGATAGCAGACAACAAACCGGTGAGTGTTTCTTCAGTCTGATCTATTCTGAGTTCTCTTGTCCAGATTGTATGCATGTCTTTGTTCCTGAAATTAATATCCTGTGCATTTCATTCTACAGAGCGTTGAATTTCATGAAAGGGGGAAGAATCACAAGCAAAATGTGGCTGATAAAATCGACGAGGTGCAGTAATGTTCCCTTACTAGTTTTCTAACCGCTATTTTCAGTTCTTTAGCAGAGTGATGCACCGATAGACGTTACACTTATCCTACACTTAATGTAAATTAACGTGTCCAGAGGTGGTAAGCAACTCAAAGTGGCTTAATAAGTAAAGCTTTGCCTTTTGCTTGATGTTACTGATATATACCAACAGATGGTGCTGTATTCAGAAAAAATACTGAGGtatcagagaaaaagaaaaaaaaaaacataaacataaacccaATTTGACATGCCATCTGTACCGAATTTGTGGAGATAAGAGCTGGCATGATATTGCAAACAACTTTATTGGCGCATGCCACCCCATACCCACCCTCCACCTCCCTGTGCTGTCACGCTGCAGATTAAAAAGAGGAGTATGGACAAGGCAAAGCAGGAGGACCGCCAGTCAAAGGAGTTTGCAGCCATGGAGGAGGCAGCCTTGAAAGCATACGAGCAGGACATTAAAAGACTTCAGATGGAATCAGGTAACCTACAAAAGCTGCAAACCAACCCTCCCCTTGAATTAGATTAATGGAATGTcatgcatttacatttcataGGCTTGTTCGCTTTACAGTCTTGGATGCATGGAAAAGgctattttttgtgtgttatcaGTCTTTCTTTCCTAGATGACAGTCAGTACataaaagtatatgaaaaataaCAGAACATAAATCGCTGGAACCTGTTTTGAAATTCCATATGATGACATGACCATGATGGTATTAAAATAGCAGTTTCAGTTAAGTGGTCTTTGGTTTTTGGCGATGCAGGTGCAAGTGAAACCGAGCTTCAAAGTACAGCTCCTCAACAAAAGGAGCCTCAAAGTAGAGCTCCTCCACCAAAGGTACCTCAACAGCAGAGCAAGAAGCAgaaacagaagcagaagcagaagcagaaggagAAGGCAAGCCCCGAGGCCAGCAGCAACAGTGGATCAGATGCTTGGGTTGAAGCGTTGACCGATGACGGACAAAGCTATTACTATAACTCAGTAACAGGAGGTAAGAGCCACTTGGTTCATTTTGACTCTCTGAAAGTTCTCCACCATCTCAGACAATATCCTGTTCAAATATTGCTACACACAACAGCCAAATCAGAAGAGGGCTATTGACATAAAATGGAGGGAAAGTCATGCTATATCAATAAGAAACATTTAAGCCCGAAATCAATGCTTGCGTATGTGTGCCTGCAGAGTCAAAATGGGAGAAGCCAGGGGGGTTCCAAGGTCAGAGTGAGTCCTTGGCACAAGCTGAAGAGCAGAGTGAGGTAGATATaagcacacatgtaaacacacatacacatacacgtttTGGCAGTGTCTGTGCTTCTTAGAATTAGTCAATCAACTAGCCACAGGACTAAACGTCTTTAGCATTATCTTGTTTGATCATTATGCAGTCTGGGTCCCCATGGATGGAGGCAGTGAGTCCAGATGGATACCCCTACTTCTACAACTCAGAAACTGGAGGTTTGTTCAGCCGTGACATTCAGTGGAATAGACATCTGTATAAAACTGAATGTGTAGGGCAGCACAATTTGAAGAGGCTTTTTAACAACAAGCTGAAACTCAACAGAATACAGACCGAGAAATGTACCATGGGTCATCTGAATTGCTTTACATGACGACAGTAGTCCAACATGAGCCTCTTTGTCTGTACTCTCATCGGTACCCAGAGTCAAGCTGGGAAAAGCCTGCTGATTATCACTCTGGAGGTAGCAGCGTGGCAGCTCTGGTGGAGGGACTGGAGGACCCATCTCCCCCTAAGCCTGAGCCACTATCAGAGGATGAGAACAGCTCAAATGGGgccaaggacgccgaggagacggAGAAGTCCACAGCCCCCAAAACCAGTTTCTGGGTGAGACACACATCACCCACTGGAAATGATTGGTCATAAAAAAAGGCTTTTTAtctatatatgtgtttttttctgtcaaaatTCTGTTCTTGTAAAGTTGGAGATCTGTAGAAATGGTTGAGTTGATAAATGACAACAATCCTCCCCTTCCCAGAAAAGAAAAGCTGAATGCAGAAAAGCTGAGGTACctgaaaaggagggagaggtaaaagaggagactgaagaaggtGCTGGTGCTGAAGCTGAGGAGAACGAAAGTTCGAGAGATTCCTCTGACCCTGCCCCTGCTAAAGAAGAACAGGAAGTAAGGCCCGCCAAAAAACCTAGGATCAATCCCTATGGAGTATGGGAGCAGAtccaagaggaggaggacccatagtgagtgaaacacacacacacacacacacacataccaggaAACACGCTACCTTTAGTTTGTCAGAAAATGTTGCACACCGTTTTCTGCATTCATCATGCGAGTGTTTTCAGTCAACAGTGTTGTCTGCTTGCAGCATTTGTTTTGATGCAGTTTAATTTGTGCTGAGGTAGATATGACATGTTAAGTCTCAGAAACTGGGGAATATGTTTGTGCCTTCTATAAGGGGTAGCCGTCTCACGGCATTAACCACCTTCTCCTCCCCAACAGTGAGAATGTGGATTGGCAGTTGCCCAAGGTGGACACCGGGGGCATCGTTCCAGCTCCCACAGAGATCCCCCGTGAGCCAAAGCCCAAGTTCAGGGAACGCCTCATCACCTCCCTGGGGGATGAGGGAAGCTCAGGGGCCACTTTCCgcaagaggaagacagacaatGGCAAATCCAGAAGCCTCCGTCAGAGAGGGAAGGACGATGACTAAGAACCCCCAGTTGGCCGTTTTTTTATATAGAACATGTGGAGGACAGCTCAGGAAATCAGCAGGCTGACATTTATTTTTGCCCACTTGGCAGACCTGGAATCacgtatgtttatgtgtgagctGTGCAGTGTCACGTCAAACGTCTGTTTGCTAAATTGTATTTGCGGATGGATGGTCAAACATCTTTgccatgaatgaatgaatgccatATCCAGGTTTGAAAGCTCTGTATAGTTCAGAGAAACAAAGAATCAATAAGCACTCGTTCTTTTTGAGGAGGTATTTGTCTCCTGTAGACATATATATCTTAAAAAAgagagtttttcttttttcctacCCTTAATTGCTCTACACATTCGAGTTTGGAGATTTGTATtagtatttttttaatttgttgttgACATCAACCTTTCCCCCTCAAAGATTGTGTCTTGTATTTATGTGATGGTATTTTTCTATCATTAGCTTGAAAAGTGACTTCATTGTTGTCAGTAAAAACTCCTTTTGTGCATAAAGTTGCCACTGTTTAATAGCTCTTAAAGTATTCAGGCTCATCTCCAACCCTTAAGTTTAATGGATGTTGCATAGTTTGCTGTGAGTGGACATATCGCTCGTACCCAATGTAAcccagtttcacacacacgtcactgagGAGGATAGAGGACACACAGTCAGTGCTCTAATGGGGGAACTGGCACACTCATTTGGGCAGCTGTCTCACATTAACTCTGTGTCAAGGAGATACTGTTGCCATTACTGGTTGCCAGGTTTTTCAACAGCATGTTAGTATAAGATAGGCTCAGAGCCTCTTGTAGTGCGTGTGCACCCAGTCATGTTATTAGATACATTCAGCCACACCCAGAATAGCTGCCACTAAATTTGATTTCAGTTTCAAttctttatttttgtcttaCTTTAACGTTATCTCTTCACGGAGTCAAAAGTCATTTAGAACCAGTGTCACCTTTGAAAGGTAGACTCCCTGACCTCTGAACAACATCCTGGTCAGCTTCCTCTCCCAAGTAGGATCTCTGGTTAATACGAATCACTTCTGTCTTCCGAGCACAGGACCAGCTGGTCAGTGGTAACTCCTGTCCTGTATCTGTCCATTCAGTCGATGCCAGTCTGTCAATGTTAAGAGTAGAGGCTGCTCAATGGTCTGATCCTGGGTCAGTCTCTCTCCTCAGAAGATGGCTGCTCTGCACCAGCTCCAGCAGGGCCTCCTGGTCGCTGTGCTCCAGCAGTGCTGAGatcagctcctccagctgctcGCCACCCCTCATGAACTCCTGCAGCACAGAAGCTGGTCAACagtacacactgacagacagacaaacaaacaaaaaaacaaacattggaCGACTGGAGGGTCCACAACTGAGGATATCACCCGCTGATTTTGTGTAACATCAAAGAGGCTGGTGGGTGATGACTGTCATTTCATTGCAAGGGATGAATATTTTATAGCTCAGACTTCCATACTAGCACACAATACCTAGCAATCATAGTCTGTTTCTGAAGACATGATCCGATCTCGTATGAATGTGCTGTGTAAAGGATGAAAGATGAGTTAAGGCcaagcctttctctctcaccttgaTGTCCCGAGTCATGTAGCCAATGCGATGGTCCGTCACGCGGTCCTGACTGAAATTGTAGCTGCGAATCCTCTCAGCCTGGGCTCGAGTGCCCACCTagtgggagaggaagatggcTATGGTCAGTTCTGTgttcttctgtttgtgtgtctgttaatgTGTTTGCAGGGGTCTCTTTTACCTGTTGTTTTCGCgctgtgtctctttcttctgtttgttttcccatGATGCTTTGGTACAGGCGGGCCTTAAGCACCCGCATGGCCTTGTCTTTGTTTTGGAGCTGAGAGCGGCCCTGCTGACACTCTGCCACGGTGCCTGAGGAGCAACAGCGTTTGTGTGTTAAGAGGATTTTTAATTTAACTGATTCTGACGTCTCTCAACTGCCTTGTACGTACTAGCACACAGAAAGAGTCTGCCATGTTACATGCTCAGAGATATTCTCTATAAAAGAAAACCTGCACTGAACTACTGCTAGATGTTTTTCAGTTCCTGAAGAAAAAAAGTTAAATTAAAAAGTAATTGTCAGAAATAGGTAGTAGGCTTGTTATCTCTCAGATGTTTGAGTCAGTGGAGTCTTCAGCATGTTTTATTCAGTATTTAAGTCTAGCGTGCACGTGTCTCTTGGCATGACTACAAattattaaaaagaaaacaaaaaatgttagAATGTTCCTACCTGTGGGCAAGTGGACGATTCGAACCGCACTGTCTGTCGTGTTCACACTTTGACCCCCGGGCCCTTTGGATCTGAACGTGTCGATCCTCAAATCTTTAGGATCAATCTGAATGTCCACCTAAAGAAAGTAAGTGGTAGCACAGCTGAACTAACGCAACCTCGAACAAAAACATTCCCTTAGCAGTACTAAAACACCTCAAACTAAATTATCTTTATAACATCTCTAACATCTATATGTAACAACTACAAATATTTGCTCATAGGAATCCTTCTACAAATCCATTTTGCCTCTTCCAAACATACTGCATACATGCTTTCATTTTCCATGTACTCAGATATCCAGTTTAGGgcaacatgtatgtatgtagggcAGTATGTATGAAACTGCAGTAATTCTTCACTGGAGGTGGTCGTGTCGTTCATTGAGAAGTGTCTGCGGCGTATATACCTCACTGGGCTGAGGCAGCACTATGACGGCCATGGTTCCCGTGTGGATGCGCTGCATGCGGGAAGACAGGCCCACCTCTGGGATCCTCTGCACCCTGTGTGTACCCCCTTCAAATTTCAGCCATCTGTAAACGGCCTCACCAGACACTCTCACTGCTGCATGGTGCAGACCACCTACAAGAGaaaccaaaacatttgtttcTAGCACTTTCTGTGCCCGTGGCAGAGAACCCAAAAACACGAGTGGAACACAAGCAAGTTCAGAAATGACGTCAAAGATggaacacacaccagagaataATTGCCATGTACAGAAGTAAGTAAAGTGGTGATTCATTTCAGTTTCTCCAATAACCTAGATGTTCATCTTTGGAATTGTAtttgtgcaaaaaaatatatatatatgtagacaTTCAAAGCAATAGAAAGAAACAAGGGAATAACTTGTAGAGGTAGGGGAGTGTCATACAGCAATGTCTCAGGCTGACAAGGAGGTGTTCAGCCTGAGAAGTAATTTACTTGCACCGCTGAACAGGCAAGAACAgcctgtgcaagtgtgtgtttgttaaatgaATGTGACCGTGTGAGAAATAGGAGTTTTACCATAGTCTGCGGGAGTGTAATTAAGGACATCAAAGTCCCAGTCTTTATAGCTGGCAAAACCTTCATACATGTCGAAGATCTCACGGGTAAACTGCTGGCAAATGTCACCTGGAAAATGCAACAGACTCCCATTATTATCAAAGAAAAGCCCATAGTTTTATGATTAGGAATCTCGTTACAATGTATATGTGAAGTAGCATCTCAGTCACCTCCTGTAGTCCTGCCGGACGCAACCTCTAGTATGACATTGCTGTTGTCATGTTCATCTAGTGGAACCAGAGTCTGGATCAACTGAATAAATTCAAGCAATGAAGGAATTACATTTGATGTTATTGCATCAGGTGACAACTAGAGTTGGGCAGTATAGAAAAACTCTTACTTCTTTATGTAAGTCTTCAAGTTTTCCAGTGAGTTCTGCTTGTTCCTCTCTCAGCAGCTCAACCATTTGCTCGTCTTGGGTAGAGCCAGCTGTGGTACCTTTCAAAATTGAGTACATGTCAAGACTACTTGATCCAATTGTAGCATTGTTGCCTACTAGACGCACGATGACTGCGCCACCTTGCGGTGATTCTTAATCTTGCCATAACTAGCAGGTCTACATGTTTTAGTGTTATTTGGAGAATATTATCCGACTAGGCCCACGTACTTTGAAGAAAGGACTCCACTTCTTGTAGATTTTTAGCAGCATCTTCGGCGCATGTGAATGCATTTACCACGGGCAACAATTCCACCCGTTTTTGATGAAATTGTCGCCTGTCAGAGTCACTTAGATTCGCGTTTTGTAACGTACATGTGACCACTTCGTATTCATCCCTTACCCTTCGTATGTACATCTGTACTGCTTCGTTCTTCAGCAAATCTACTGTAATTTTGTGATAGTTTCGAGACGGCTGGAAACTGCGATTTTGTGAACGACAAACCAACAGTTTACCCAGGACTCCAGTCACTTTGACAGCGATGTCGTGGTTGCATACACATGATTTCCAAAATCTAGTCCATCTTAATATCATTCGTAGTACAAAAGTATCTCGAACCTCTATTATCAGTAAACCCCTATACCAGAGACATTATAGAAGGAGGACCTAAGGTCAGAACTGCCTAAGGTCGGCTAACCTAGCGCAGAACACAAAAGAGTTTCTACTAAAGGCTAAATGCTGTCTTAATTTAGACAAATGTACCAAACACATTACAAGAGCGGTTGTTCCCTTAATTCTCTCTAAAAAGTCTACAAGAAGTACTAA
Coding sequences within it:
- the wbp4 gene encoding WW domain-binding protein 4 encodes the protein MADYWKSQPKKFCQYCKCWIADNKPSVEFHERGKNHKQNVADKIDEIKKRSMDKAKQEDRQSKEFAAMEEAALKAYEQDIKRLQMESGASETELQSTAPQQKEPQSRAPPPKVPQQQSKKQKQKQKQKQKEKASPEASSNSGSDAWVEALTDDGQSYYYNSVTGESKWEKPGGFQGQSESLAQAEEQSESGSPWMEAVSPDGYPYFYNSETGESSWEKPADYHSGGSSVAALVEGLEDPSPPKPEPLSEDENSSNGAKDAEETEKSTAPKTSFWKRKAECRKAEVPEKEGEVKEETEEGAGAEAEENESSRDSSDPAPAKEEQEVRPAKKPRINPYGVWEQIQEEEDPYENVDWQLPKVDTGGIVPAPTEIPREPKPKFRERLITSLGDEGSSGATFRKRKTDNGKSRSLRQRGKDDD
- the mtrf1 gene encoding peptide chain release factor 1, mitochondrial isoform X1; translation: MILRWTRFWKSCVCNHDIAVKVTGVLGKLLVCRSQNRSFQPSRNYHKITVDLLKNEAVQMYIRRVRDEYEVVTCTLQNANLSDSDRRQFHQKRVELLPVVNAFTCAEDAAKNLQEVESFLQSTTAGSTQDEQMVELLREEQAELTGKLEDLHKELIQTLVPLDEHDNSNVILEVASGRTTGGDICQQFTREIFDMYEGFASYKDWDFDVLNYTPADYGGLHHAAVRVSGEAVYRWLKFEGGTHRVQRIPEVGLSSRMQRIHTGTMAVIVLPQPSEVDIQIDPKDLRIDTFRSKGPGGQSVNTTDSAVRIVHLPTGTVAECQQGRSQLQNKDKAMRVLKARLYQSIMGKQTEERDTARKQQVGTRAQAERIRSYNFSQDRVTDHRIGYMTRDIKEFMRGGEQLEELISALLEHSDQEALLELVQSSHLLRRETDPGSDH
- the mtrf1 gene encoding peptide chain release factor 1, mitochondrial isoform X2 encodes the protein MILRWTRFWKSCVCNHDIAVKVTGVLGKLLVCRSQNRSFQPSRNYHKITVDLLKNEAVQMYIRRVRDEYEVVTCTLQNANLSDSDRRQFHQKRVELLPVVNAFTCAEDAAKNLQEVESFLQSTTAGSTQDEQMVELLREEQAELTGKLEDLHKELIQTLVPLDEHDNSNVILEVASGRTTGGDICQQFTREIFDMYEGFASYKDWDFDVLNYTPADYGGLHHAAVRVSGEAVYRWLKFEGGTHRVQRIPEVGLSSRMQRIHTGTMAVIVLPQPSEVDIQIDPKDLRIDTFRSKGPGGQSVNTTDSAVRIVHLPTGTVAECQQGRSQLQNKDKAMRVLKARLYQSIMGKQTEERDTARKQQVGTRAQAERIRSYNFSQDRVTDHRIGYMTRDIKLLCCRSS